A segment of the Ipomoea triloba cultivar NCNSP0323 chromosome 1, ASM357664v1 genome:
TCAACGCAGCAGAGTtagtcgagttaactcgagcaaATTGGCcttgttaattatttatttatttatatatatttaaatttatttatttatataagtaagagaagtgtgtgtgtgtgtgtctgacatacacccacacgcatgcattttttttatagatagcCGCCTAGGTACTGCCTAGGCGTCGCCTaaaccgcttaggcgctaggtgctAGTCTACTacccgactagcgcctactgcagCCATGCTCctatgtaattaataataaatataaaatgttacGGAGTTCCAAAAGTTTAAATCTCCAACCCCAGCCCTCTACGCCCCGGTCTAACACAGCATTTGGAATGATGTAAATCACGATAACTCAATTTAACACATACACAATATCTTTGCTTATTGTGCACTAAGAGGCCTCACTTTGAGGAGttgtttttctttaatgatAACGTACatttaaaagaatataattcCCAGATTCTCTAATATAATTCTCTTTTGATTTCGATGGGTTCCGTTTGCGCAtgccaaaaatgaaaaaaagtgaCGTTTGTGGCTTTAGGATTTGTACAATTGTTGAAGAATTTGAagcacaaaaaaagaaaaggcatCAATGGGGTGTTCAGAATTAAACACATGCATGCACACAGGGTGTACATGTACTTAATTGGACAAGAGCAGCAGACCTTAGCTTCAACAAAACCAATTTGGAATTGGTAACATTTGATTCTCATGGAAGCTTCGCTTAAACTAGCTTAATTTGGATGGATTTCAAGATACTAATATCAAATTGAACGATGCTTGTATTTCGTCTCAACTAAAATCCTATACTAATAGTTGGAATGCACATGCAGCTATCTATGTTTATATGTTGTATGTTTAACACGAGAGGCTCTATAATATAATGGTCGGGACGCatactaaattaaaatatagggaATTAGATCCATTAGCTAGCTGGAGAAGCATTCCATTTATACTGTCAGAGGAGCTAGGGAACATGTCGGATTCTTGTCAATAGGTATGACGTGGTGACATGTGGTTAGTATGTAGCTTAGGTCAGTCCCGATATGTGTTAAGCCTTGATGTGACGTTTGTAATAATGGCAGCAAAGGTgactattttgattttttttttattatgatttttttttattaaaattaatagagtgagaaataaagtaaataagcGAACAAAAACTAAACAAAATGTGTTTGCGCATCCATATTCACTAGATCCTCAATTGCATCCCTTAGCATGTGGTGCTATCcaatctatatttttttttttttagaaagaaaGTTGTCTCTCAATGAATATATCGCAAATGACAATTCCAATCCCGTCTTACCACGTTACAAAATTGCTTTACCAATATTTAGATACGAGTTCATCTCACTTACTCCTCATGAGATATTCTCAAAAGCTACCAAAGAATCACATTCCAATATAACTTTTATTCCAACACACTAATGATCCAGGATAAATAGTCATCCAAAACTCAACTAACAAACACTAATCATATTGAAATTGATTATTATCTTTTCATGAATCCCTCACTATGAAATCAACTAATAATTCTCAAACACACCATAAAACGAGGTAATTGATTTTTTACTGTGAACACATGTTTTCCGAAATCTTGTCAAGAACTCAATTATGGGTTCCATCCATCCATCCGTTAATCCGAAAATTGTGTCGTCAAATAACATATCCTTTTTTATATGCTTAAATTTAGGAATTTGCTAGCCAAGTAGGATGATGAATCCATgtacaaaacaaacaaacattacAAACGTGTGTATAATTGTTTCACAAGACAGTCAAAATTTCTAGAAGAAACCCAAACCCATGTATACCCCTATTAAAACTCGGATCTGCAAGTAAACAGGACAACATGGAAAGTGATCGAGAGGTGAAATAAACTCTGACGCAACAAATTCGGTATCTCTCTTTCTACCATATATTATGTTCCTAAAAATCCACATATTTCCCCATAAAATTCTGTAATTTTCCCCTAAAAAATAGCCCTATATATATTTCACTTTAGTTTCTTCTCCATTCATTCATACACTTCATAACCCATTTTCTGAGTGAAAGAAGGattgttgaagaagaaatggGTTTTGTGGAAGAACAAAAAGAGGAGAAaagtaagaagaagaaaaatgaagaacagAAAGTCCCATTCTACAAGCTGTTTACGTTCGCCGATGAGCTGGACTTGTGTCTGATGATCGGTGGCACGTTGGGGGCCATCGGCAACGGGCTAGCGCAGCCGATGATGACCGTCATCTTCGGACAGCTCATAAATTCTTTCGGCACTACGGATCCCTCGCATGCTGTTCATGAAGTCTCGAAGGTACTacgtttgtttgtttgtttgtctgtCACATGCATCTGGGCTGTCTTTATCTTGGATCATAAACTTTCATTTATGGTGGTTTACCAAGCAAAGATGTGTACTGTGAATCATGTTAACGACAGATCAGTTCTACTTTAACTAGAATCTTGCCCCAATAGGAGTGATCCAGTGGTGATAATTCTgttatgagtttgattcttgtcaatacTTTTCTGGTCCAGTTTTTCAAGGCTATTATTACACATTAGTAGGGTTTACGTAGGATCATACACCCTTTTAGGTAGTGAGGGCAGGTTTTCCTAACACCCTCTTAGTCGACCCTGTTTACTTCCTTTATATGGTTTCATGCAATTACACAAGAGTATATTTACCTCTTAATTGTGGTTTGTAAGCTATTACACAGGACTAGGTTTACTCTGGACACATCCTTTGAATAATTGCTATAGATTTCTCAAGATTAGGGTTTACTCTGGAAACATCATTGAATAATTGTTGTAGGTTTCTAAAAACAAATTGGTTGATCAAACTtggattattaattattttggaGTTTTTATTAGTGTTATGAAGAGAAAGCTAGAAACATATTCTTACATAGTATTATTCTAGGTAGGATTATATTAGGGTTCATAATCTGTGGTGGTATTATGAGATTAAGGTATATAATTTAAAGTGGTGCTATCTAGGATATTTTCATCCTTTCTTTGTACTAAAGCAACACTTTTTTAGTTGTGTTAACAGATGACCTTAGAAGCATCGGATACTATTCTCTTTACAATCTTTTGTAAGcaaagcaaaagaaagaaacaaataaaataaaatatccaaCAAACAATACCCGAACTCACAAGAGGctaaaaatggaaaaacaaaTACTGTATTATTAACTTTtcttcaacaatttttcttaatatttgcttttttagttttaaaatttgatattaaaattgtacttttagtATCTCAATTGTTTCTAATTTATAAATCTAGTCTTTCTCTCAAGACTAAAAATTCTTAGTTTTCGTTGGACCGGGTTTAGATTTTACTACTTGAATCACAAAGAGTCTATGCCTAAAGAGTCTATGCCTCCATTAAGGTTCAAACATGTAACCCTCGTTTGAGAGAATTAAAATTATGTCGCTTTACCACAAAGTCTTCAgctataattttcttttttaatattaatgaattaaaaaatgaattttttttttccaatagtGGGAGACATAATTATGCTGCGCATGTAATATAAGCTTGTTGGAGAAACTGCTTATGCAACTACAACCATTTCCATTTTCCAAGAAGTATCAACGCAAAGTGGCACTATCACATCTGACATGTGACATGAAACATTTCTGTTCCATTCCCAATTCTATTTTTGTCCCCTACTTTAATAGTATTAATAAATTTCAGAATCATTCCATAAGATAATTTAACATCCCTGATTCCATGgcatcatttttattatttatataatttcctAAGTACATGCATATCACTGTATATAATATACTTAAGTGCGACTGTGGGGTCGATCGAACACTAAATTTATGACTAAAGGAATTTTTATTCTGCTGATTAAATGTTTGACATAAAATTATAGTTGACTCAATAATGAAACTGTTTATTGTGTGACTTCTAGATATGTGTCAAGTACGTGTATCTTGCCATTGGCTCGGGCATAGCTTCGTATTTGCGTAAGTGAATTGGATatataagaatgtttttttgAGAATTAGTGTATGTTGTCAACATTTAAGGGAAAAtaaaatgtgtttttttaatcCTGTGATTTATAGAGATGTCTTGTTGGATGGTTACTGGAGAGCGACAGGCTGCTCGTATAAGGACACTGTACTTGCAGACAATTCTAAGACAGGACATTGCATTCTTTGACACTGAAACTACAACCGGAGAGGTTATAGGTCGAATGTCTGGTGATACAATTCTCATTCAAGAAGCCATGGGCGAAAAGGTATCTATAAGTTTAAACTTTATTCAATTCTCTTGCCCACAAAAGACGAAATTCCCTCGCCCTCAAGGTTCCACATGCCAACACGACATAATATAGaggtaaatcacggtgactAAGCGGCCTTTTAGGTGGGAGAACCAGGACATGGTGCCCACAAAGTACCCACTATATTGGATGTAACTTCCACACTGCTAGGGCTTGATTCTCGATCCTAACTAGCTATATCTTTGCTCACAATCTACTACCTAAGAACCAAATGAGCTGCCCGTGAAGGCAACATTGTATTGTTCAATTCCCTTAATTGTTTAATTGCCTCGCCTCCAACCCAACATAATAGAGgggtaaatcacggtgactAAGCGGCCCTTTATGTGGGAAAATCCGAGCATTATGCCCACATAGTATCCACCACATTGACTGTAACTTCCACACTAGTAGGACTCGATCACCGATCCTATATCTTTGCTTACCATCTATCACCCAAGAACCAAATAAGCTGCCCGTGAAGGCAACCCTATATTGTTCAATTCCCTTAATCCTAACTGTTGTTTGATTATTTCCAGGTTGGGAAGTTCATACAGTTCACTTCAACATTCCTGGGAGGATTCACCATTGCCTTCATAAAAGGATGGCGCCTCGCATTGGTTTTGTCTTCGTGCATACCCGCCCTGGTTATAGCCGGAGGATTCATGGCGCTGTTAATGTCGAAAATGTCAAGCCGCGGCCAAGTTGCTTATGCACAGGCTGGAAATGTAGTGGAGCAGACAATTGGAGGGATTAGAACTGTAATTACAATCTCACTAtctcatctatatatatacactgcagaTTTAATTTAAACgctctcaactaaaagtctaagctgataggtTGCTTCTTTCACCGGAGAGAAACGCGCGATCGACCAATATGATAGCAAGCTGAAAATTGCTTATAAATCTACAGTCCAGCAAGGGATGGCTTCTGGCATAGGATTGGGAGTTATATTGCTAATTGTGTTTAGCACTTATGGGCTAGCGGTTTGGTATGGTGGGAAGCTGATATTGCACAATGGGTACACAGGAGGAGAGGTGATTAATGTTCTTATGGCCATCATGAATGGAGGAATGTAAGCAACCATTTACaatcattttttaattccattatatatatatacgtgttaGCGAATTCTGAACTACTGAAAAATTGCACTGCAACTACTATAGCTATAAGTCCTATAcagtgcattcatgtagtagttgCAGTGCAATCCTTCAGCAGTTTGCaggatttcaacaatttttgtGTTTACTGATTCAGGATTGAAATGACAATGCTAGTGCATTGGGGCAGACAAGCAACTGCTACATGAATGCACTACAGCTAGAAGTCCTATGCAGTACATTCATGTAGTAATTGCAGTGCAATCCTTCAGTAGTTTGCaggatttcaacaatttttgtGTTTACTGATTCATGATTGAAATGACAATGTTAGTGCACTGGGGCAGACGAGTCCATCCCTGAACGCATTTTCGTCGGGGCAAGCTGCAGCGTACAAGATGTTTCAAACGATACATCGAAAACCAGTGATCGATGTGTACGACATGAGTGGCATGGAGCTGGAAGACATGAGGGGCGAAATCGAGCTGAAAGATGTGTATTTCAAGTACCCAGCTCGAAAAGATGTGCAGATTTTTGCAGGGTTTTCGATATACATCCCCAGTGGGAAAACCGCGGCTCTTGTTGGCCAAAGTGGGAGTGGCAAGTCTACCATCATCAGTATGCTGGAAAGGTTCTATGATCCTGATTCTGGAGAAGTGCTTTTAGATGGTGTTAATTTGAAGAAATTTAAGGTGAGATGGTTGAGGCAACAAATGGGGTTAGTGAGCCAAGAGCCAATATTGTTTGCCACTAGCATAAAAGAGAACATAAGCTATGGCAAGGAAAATGCTACAGATGCAGAGATTAGAACTGCAATAGAGCTTGCAAATGCTGCCAAATTCCTTGACAAGCTCCCTCAGGTAATAATAAATGTGCCCGCAGTCTGGCCTTTCTGTTCTTTTAGTTGAGACGAAACACATACTTCAGGTTACTGTAATGTCGTGTTTTTGTGTAGGGGCTCGATACAATGGTTGGTGAGCACGGAACACAGTTATCAGGTGGACAAAAACAAAGGATTGCCATAGCCCGGGCCATTCTAAAGAACCCGAAAATCCTCCTCCTCGACGAAGCTACCAGTGCCTTGGATGCAGAATCGGAACGAATTGTGCAAGATGCACTCGACAAGGTCATGGCCAATAGGACCACTGTCGTTGTCGCTCATCGTCTGACTACAATCCGAAATGCTGACCTAATAGCAGTCGTGCAAACGGGCAAACTCGTGGAACAAGGTATGAATCTTGGAGAATACAACTTAGCCTGCAATAAAACAGGACTActtatcattttatttgatattttttttggttgaatgtTAGGAACTCATGATGAGTTGATTAAAGACCCTAATGGAGCATATACACAGCTAGTGAAAATGCAGCAAGGAAgcaagaaagaagagaagaaagaattgGAAACAAGTATGGTGGATCAATCAAGTGTAGAAGATCAGTTAACTAGATCATCAAGCCTCATGTTATCTGTGCTGAAAAGATCTATGAGCCATGGATCATCACGACACTCTTTCACGCATAGTTATCCGATTCCAGGGCTGATTGACATCAACGAATCCGAAATTGCAGATCAACAAGAAGATGCAGAACCAGATGCCAAAACACTGAAGCAAAGGAAGAATGTGTCTATTGGAAGGCTTGCCTCCCTGAACAAGCCCGAGATTCCAATTTTGTTTCTCGGAGTTTTGGCTGCGTGCTTTCACGGAGTAATCTTCCCCATATTCGGCCTCCTGCTCTCCACCGTCATCAAGATTTTCTTCGAGCCCCCGCCACAGCTGAAAAAGGATTCCAAGTTCTGGGCACTCATGTATGTTCTCCTTGGTATAGCTACTTTGCTGGCTGTCCCCATCCAGAATTTCTTCTTTGGAATCGCGGGGGGGAAACTTATCCAGAGAATCCGTTCTTTAACATTCAGGAAAGTCGTCTACCAAGAAATTAGCTGGTTTGATGATCCTGCAAACTCAAGGTACCAATAATACACATATATTAAATGTATGTGTAGTTTTGTTAttagcttaaacttttagttgagatggaacacatctTCGATCAATTCCCTCGTGCTGAGTTTAGTTTCTCGTTTCAGT
Coding sequences within it:
- the LOC115997281 gene encoding ABC transporter B family member 9-like; translation: MGFVEEQKEEKSKKKKNEEQKVPFYKLFTFADELDLCLMIGGTLGAIGNGLAQPMMTVIFGQLINSFGTTDPSHAVHEVSKICVKYVYLAIGSGIASYLQMSCWMVTGERQAARIRTLYLQTILRQDIAFFDTETTTGEVIGRMSGDTILIQEAMGEKVGKFIQFTSTFLGGFTIAFIKGWRLALVLSSCIPALVIAGGFMALLMSKMSSRGQVAYAQAGNVVEQTIGGIRTVASFTGEKRAIDQYDSKLKIAYKSTVQQGMASGIGLGVILLIVFSTYGLAVWYGGKLILHNGYTGGEVINVLMAIMNGGIALGQTSPSLNAFSSGQAAAYKMFQTIHRKPVIDVYDMSGMELEDMRGEIELKDVYFKYPARKDVQIFAGFSIYIPSGKTAALVGQSGSGKSTIISMLERFYDPDSGEVLLDGVNLKKFKVRWLRQQMGLVSQEPILFATSIKENISYGKENATDAEIRTAIELANAAKFLDKLPQGLDTMVGEHGTQLSGGQKQRIAIARAILKNPKILLLDEATSALDAESERIVQDALDKVMANRTTVVVAHRLTTIRNADLIAVVQTGKLVEQGTHDELIKDPNGAYTQLVKMQQGSKKEEKKELETSMVDQSSVEDQLTRSSSLMLSVLKRSMSHGSSRHSFTHSYPIPGLIDINESEIADQQEDAEPDAKTLKQRKNVSIGRLASLNKPEIPILFLGVLAACFHGVIFPIFGLLLSTVIKIFFEPPPQLKKDSKFWALMYVLLGIATLLAVPIQNFFFGIAGGKLIQRIRSLTFRKVVYQEISWFDDPANSSGAVGARLSTDASTVRSLVGDALALIVQNIATVVAGVIIAFTANWILALVVLVVVPLLGLQGFMQMRLYAGFSADAKVMYEEASQVANDAVGSIRTVASFCAEEKVMAMYQKKCEEPVKQGVKVGLISGGGLGLGSLVLYLTNSFCFYIGAVLIEHDLATFPEVFKVFFALAMTATGVSQASAMAPDLNKAKDSATSIFDILDRKPRIDSSSEQGTTLTTVRGDIELEHVAFKYPTRPDIQIFKDMCLTMPAGKTCALVGESGSGKSTVIGLVERFYDPDSGEVFLDGVPIRKLKLSWLRQQMGLVSQEPVLFNETIRNNIAYGKHGNVTEEEIIEAAKSSNAHNFISSLPQGYSTPVGERGTQLSGGQKQRIAIARAILKDPRILLLDEATSALDTQSEHIVQEALDRVMVNRTTVVVAHRLATIKGADLIAVVKNGVIAEKGKHDELLNIKDGVYASLVALHNSST